The DNA segment GAAAAGGTTTTTAATGAAATGTTGCATCATGGAGTTGTTCCTGATTCGATTAGCTTCAGCTCAATTATAGGTGTGTTCTCCAGGAATGGGAATCTTGATCGTGCCTTGGCGTATTTTAATAGCATGAGGGGTTCTGGTTCGGTTCCTGATACCGTGATTTATACCATTCTTATAGACGGATATTGTAGAAACGGAAAAATGCTTGAGGCTTTAAGAATGCGGAATGAAATGGTGGAGCAGGGATGCGTCATGGACGTGGTTACGTATAATACGCTACTGAATGGATTGTGCAAGGGGAAAATGCTTGCTGATGCCGATGAGTTGTTTAAGGAGATGGTGGAAAGAGGAGTTTTTCCTGATTTCTACACTCTAACCACTCTCATCCATGGATATTGCAAGGATGGGAATATGAATAAAGCACTCGGGTTATTCGAGACAATGACTCAGAGAAACCTTAAGCCAGATGTTGTAACATATAATACATTGATTGATGGATTCTGTAAAATTGGTGAAATGGATAAAGCTAAGGAATTGTGGTCAGATATGTTAAGTAGGAATATAGTGCCAAATCACATATCTTTTAGCATTTTAATAAACGGATTTTGCAGTTTAGGTCTTATGTCCGAAGCATTCGGCTTGTGGGATGAAATGGTAGAGAAAGATATTAAACCCTCCCTGGTTACTTGCAACACCATTTTAAAGGGCTATTTGAGAGCTGGTGATGTGTCGAAGGCTGATGACTTCTTGAACAGGATGATTTCGGGAGGAGTTTCTCCTGATGGTATTACATACAATACTCTTATAAATGGTTTTGTAAAGGAAGAGAACCTTGGCAGAGCTTTTATGTTGATCAACGACATGGTTCAACAAGGGATACTGCCTGATGTTATCACATACAATGCGATTCTATTCGGGTATTGTAGGCAAGGCAGAATGGAAGAGGCTGAGAAGGTATTACGTATGATGATTGACAAAGGAATCAATCCTGATAAATCGACGTACACAGCATTGATCAATGCGCACGTTTCTCAAGACAATCTGAAAGAGGCATTCCGTTTTCATGACGAAATGCTGCAGAGGGGGTTTGTGCCAGAAGACAATGTCTAAGGGATTTTATTGTTGGGGTGATGTAAATGTTGGAACTTGGAACATTACAACACTTTGCACCGAATTCCCGGTATGAAAAGGTTGAACATTCTATCTTCAAGTGTTGTTATCTTAATGTGCTTCATTTGAACTATTTATTGAGATGTGGAACAATAGTGTGTTAATGCTCCTCTTTGTCCAGGTTTCGCATATATAAGGCGAGCATTGCGGCCCTGGTTGgtaacaaagaaaagaaagaaagatgtatGCTTCCTTTAACTATCCAATTATGAATGTCTTGTGCTGTTTTCTTCATGCTCATGAATATGATAATTAATCTCTCAGTACCTACTTTACTGGTATGATTTATACATTctcttttttcaaattcaacTATGACATTCAATGTCATTCTTTTAATCCAATACATTGTGGATGCTTCAAGATGCGAACTAGCCGTTTTGCTAGGAATGGTTTGCAGGTGTGGCATCCTTGTGACAGATCCAAAAAGTTTTGGTAATGATATAGgatcctaaaaatctttgtaaaCATCCTTCCAAGTACATGTTGAAGTCAAATGTAGATATTCTCAATGTGTACTAATGGAGGTTTATGTTGTAGTGAAATCAAGAAATGATTATTGAATTGGGCTGAAGCAAATGCTGCCACTTTTCTACCGTTTACCAAAATGCAAGCGGCATATGAAGAGCACAACGATTCGACTAATCGTGCTTGAGTAACTGTGACGGCTTCTTCTGGTACATTTTTCCGGTCTCCAGAGTTCAAACTCGAAATCGCTTTGGAAAAGGAATGAATTTGCTTATTAGCAGACCAACATTGGCGTTGGTTACATACACATAGATAACTTGTTAAGTTTATTGTTTAGTCATGGATTCTTTTATCTTCATTGTTGGTATATGAAGCATGAATACTAgagtataataataatttgggCCTCCATACATGTGTAACACTTGGTAACTTTTGCAATGAActaaccaagttgggttggtctagtggttagctcactagtccgcttaagcaagtgtcgggggttcgaatcccgccttgtgcatgcagcaacccattggccagcggcaaacccttaaatggagctcagtaccgTGGCGGATTAGTCCTTGGCCTGCCGGGCTGGGGGATACCGtgggaaaccaaaaaaaaaaaaaacttttgcaATGAACTTGAATTTTTCCATgacttaattaatttatttatggaGTGTTGCCAAAATGAAATTGTAAAATGCAAACAGTTCTGGTTTGATATTTAATCATATGATAATTAGTAGCATGAATGAATTGATCAATCAAATCTAACATATCTCCAAAACAAATCTTTTCCTTGTGACCAATTCATGTTTATACACAACAAATTTCAAGAAAAGGTCATCAAATGATGTTTTAAGTTCTCCAATTTGATTTGCTTTGCCAGCCTCCATATGACTAGGCCTAGTTTATTTATAATCTCAACCACATAATAGATTGGAAGATTATATGCAATTGAATTGTTCTGTTTAGTGAATATAGACTTAGATTATAGTTTATGCATAGGAGTATTCACGGATCATATTGGATCTGACCAAAATCTCAATCTGATTCATGCTACAAAAATCATATCGGATCGGATATTCGAATATAAGacatttcatttaaaaaaaaaaactttgtttttaacttcttttttttttttttacatgtttTACTTCAGTAACATTATTAGTAGCATGAATCAAttaatcaatcaaatcaaatccgaCATATCTCCTAAACAATGTTTTCCTAAGATGTGAACTACTTATATTCGATGACCAATTCATGTATATACACAAAATCAAACGATGTTTTAAGTAATCAATTTGGGTTGATCAAATGGTTAACTCACTCGTCTATTTAAGTAAATgctaaggtagcgtttggtagAGAAACTGAGACGGAAAGATTGAAATTGAGAGAcagaaattcaaaaacaaatattgaaataaatctcagtatttTATTTGGTGTAAAGTGGGAAAcataaattgaaacaagaatgaagctctaatttaatttgtacaaagggtaaaattagaattaattaattgaaatgaagatattttaggtataaaatgttattaaaatttcagtctccgtttctaaaattttaattccctgtgtccctactttttggaggtactgaaatactaaaattttgaaaacagagataaattttagtaccaatTTCTGAGTTAACAAATATGATACCGAAATACTGAATATCAAACGCTATCTAAGAGTCTGAAATCTA comes from the Arachis duranensis cultivar V14167 chromosome 7, aradu.V14167.gnm2.J7QH, whole genome shotgun sequence genome and includes:
- the LOC107496593 gene encoding pentatricopeptide repeat-containing protein At5g01110; amino-acid sequence: RLRHLFPSSFSTHSLPPPYPPLSDPFLVEKVLLSLKHNNLNSLHNHLNNNLNRSDPFPLIVDILRRCHQNPTLVNRFLHALSFPSPNLKHSTRSLGAMVHALVRLRKVPEAQALLLRMIRKSGVTRREIIDSLINGDSCSNVNVSVFDLLIRTYVQSRKLREGSEAFELLRGRGFCVSINACNALLGALVRIGWVDLAFNVYDSVVNSGMHVNVYTLNIMVNALCKDGRLEYVKDFLDGMENKGVFADGVTYNTLINAHCREGLLSKAFELMNSMASKGLRPGIFTYNAIINGLCKKGNYARAREVLDEMLANGLSPDATTFNPLLVESCRKDNVREAEKVFNEMLHHGVVPDSISFSSIIGVFSRNGNLDRALAYFNSMRGSGSVPDTVIYTILIDGYCRNGKMLEALRMRNEMVEQGCVMDVVTYNTLLNGLCKGKMLADADELFKEMVERGVFPDFYTLTTLIHGYCKDGNMNKALGLFETMTQRNLKPDVVTYNTLIDGFCKIGEMDKAKELWSDMLSRNIVPNHISFSILINGFCSLGLMSEAFGLWDEMVEKDIKPSLVTCNTILKGYLRAGDVSKADDFLNRMISGGVSPDGITYNTLINGFVKEENLGRAFMLINDMVQQGILPDVITYNAILFGYCRQGRMEEAEKVLRMMIDKGINPDKSTYTALINAHVSQDNLKEAFRFHDEMLQRGFVPEDNV